A genomic window from Anticarsia gemmatalis isolate Benzon Research Colony breed Stoneville strain chromosome 22, ilAntGemm2 primary, whole genome shotgun sequence includes:
- the LOC142982787 gene encoding myrosinase 1-like, with translation MQFISVAVFCLVFIPSWCLENLVFPPDFKFGVATAAYQVEGAWNVNDKGESVWDSVLHSQPSLTMDRSNGDVACDSYHLWRRDIEMAVELGVNMYRFSISWPRLLPTGFPNIISEDGKRYYNDLIDGLLEKGIEPVVTLYHWDLPQSLQDLGGWANPLIIEWFADYAKIAYTLFGDRVSTWLTINEPLVVCDGAYNKMWAPFLDDMKIGRYLCNKNVMMAHAKAYRIYDEEFRPLYHGKLSMPNIFFWFEPETPADAEVSDLLLQMWEGRYSHPIYSKTGGWPPEIEKVLAENGKREGYRQPRLPTFTKEEIDFVKGTYDFYALNHYTTRLVRKEKPGQAGPWPFYGCEELDVSVVNDPLWTTAVTDWFAINPEGLRKQLHWINSTYGVKDILITENGLPTVEKDLNDFTRLTYIKSNLEQILLAIDDGINVMGYTAWSLMDNFEWSSGYLVSYGLYSVDFTSPNRTRTPRDSARFYYSVIRTRSITSRQNELNYV, from the exons ATGCAGTTTATCAGTGTAGCTGTGTTCTG TCTAGTATTCATTCCATCATGGTGCTTAGAAAACCTGGTGTTTCCACCAGACTTCAAGTTCGGAGTAGCCACAGCAGCTTATCAGGTGGAAGGAGCCTGGAATGTCAACG ATAAAGGAGAAAGCGTATGGGATAGCGTTCTGCACTCTCAACCATCACTGACGATGGATCGCTCCAACGGAGACGTGGCGTGTGACTCCTATCATCTATGGAGAAGAGATATCGAGATGGCCGTCGAGCTAGGAGTCAATATGTACAG GTTCTCAATATCCTGGCCTCGTCTGTTGCCGACTGGTTTTCCCAACATAATCAGTGAGGACGGCAAGAGATACTACAACGACCTGATCGATGGTCTACTGGAGAAGGGCATTGAGCCTGTCGTCACTTTATACCACTGGGATCTGCCGCAATCTCTTCAGGACCTCG GTGGCTGGGCAAATCCCTTAATCATTGAATGGTTTGCTGACTATGCAAAAATTGCATACACTCTTTTTGGAGATCGCGTCAGTACTTGGCTCACCATCAACGAACCGTTAGTCGTCTGTGATGGTGCTTACAACAAAATGTGGGCACCGTTCTTGGATGACATGAAGATTGGAAGGTATCTCTGCAATAAGAATGTCATGATGGCTCATGCGAAGGCTTATAGGATATATGATGAGGAGTTCAGACCTTTGTATCATG GAAAACTGTCAATGCCAAACATATTCTTCTGGTTCGAGCCCGAAACGCCTGCAGATGCTGAAGTGTCGGATCTTTTGCTTCAAATGTGG GAAGGTCGTTATTCTCATCCAATTTATTCTAAAACCGGGGGCTGGCCGCCAGAAATAGAGAAGGTACTAGCAGAGAACGGCAAAAGAGAAGGCTACCGGCAACCAAGGCTCCCTACTTTCACAAAGGAAGAAATTGATTTTGTCAAAG GAACCTACGACTTCTATGCTTTAAACCACTATACTACTCGTCTAGTGCGTAAAGAGAAGCCGGGTCAAGCTGGACCGTGGCCTTTTTACGGCTGTGAAGAGTTAGATGTCTCCGTGGTGAACGATCCTTTGTGGACTACTGCGGTCACTGATTGGTTTGCG ATCAACCCTGAAGGTCTTCGTAAGCAGTTACACTGGATCAACAGTACTTACGGCGTCAAAGATATTCTCATCACGGAGAATGGTCTACCGACTGTTGAGAAAGATTTGAACGACTTCACTCGTCTTACGTACATCAAAAGTAATTTGGAACAG ATACTCCTCGCTATAGACGATGGTATAAACGTAATGGGATACACGGCGTGGTCGCTCATGGACAACTTTGAATGGTCATCGGGTTATCT AGTAAGTTACGGGCTATATTCTGTGGACTTTACATCACCGAACCGCACGCGCACGCCGCGCGATTCTGCTCGCTTCTACTACAGCGTCATAAGAACGAGGTCAATAACCTCACGACAGAACGAACTTAATTACGTATAG
- the LOC142982788 gene encoding myrosinase 1-like, producing the protein MGFVVAVVFCIVVSESWSLQSLTFPKEFKFGVATAAYQVEGAWNISDKSESTWDRLLHTHPSLSDDGSNGDVACDSYHLWRRDIEMAVELGVDMYRISIAWTRLLPNGFANYISEDGKRFYNNLIDGLLEKGIEPLVTIYHWDLPQSLQDLGGWANPLVIDWYSDYARVVFTLFGDRVKTWITINEALVICDGGYGKTWVPYIDDMAIGGYLCNKHVLLAHAKAYRMYDEEFRPLYHGKVSISNVFFWYEPETPEDEEATKLTIQMWEGRYAHAVYSKAGGWPPEIEKFLAANSKREGYPTPRLPPFTQEEIDYVRGTYDFYSLNYYTTRLVRRVKPEEAGSWIFYGNKELGIAIVNDPSWPMASFDWFAIHPEGLRKVLHWINNTYGVSNVLITENGLPTYDASLYDFNRVSYIKSHLEQILLAIKDGINVIGYTAWALMDNFEWLSGYTVKFGLYSVDFTSPNRTRTPRESARFYSSVTRTRSLNTTRHGLNYY; encoded by the exons ATGGGTTTTGTCGTGGCGGTTGTATTTTG CATTGTGGTTAGTGAATCATGGAGTCTGCAGAGCCTAACCTTTCCAAAAGAGTTCAAGTTCGGAGTGGCCACAGCAGCCTACCAAGTGGAAGGAGCCTGGAATATCAGCG ACAAATCAGAAAGCACCTGGGACCGGTTACTGCACACTCACCCGTCACTGTCAGATGACGGCTCCAACGGTGACGTGGCGTGTGACTCCTATCATCTATGGAGACGAGACATTGAGATGGCTGTCGAGCTGGGAGTCGATATGTATAG aatatcaatagcATGGACTCGTCTTCTCCCGAATGGCTTTGCCAACTACATCAGTGAGGACGGCAAAAGATTCTACAACAACTTGATCGATGGTCTACTGGAGAAAGGCATTGAGCCCCTTGTTACTATTTACCACTGGGATCTACCGCAGTCTCTCCAAGATCTTG GTGGCTGGGCGAATCCCCTCGTTATCGACTGGTACTCCGACTACGCGAGAGTAGTATTCACTCTCTTCGGAGACCGTGTCAAGACCTGGATAACAATCAACGAAGCACTAGTCATCTGCGATGGGGGCTACGGCAAGACGTGGGTCCCATACATCGATGACATGGCTATAGGGGGGTATTTGTGCAATAAACATGTCCTGCTGGCTCATGCGAAGGCTTATAGGATGTATGATGAAGAGTTTCGACCTTTGTATCATG GCAAGGTGTCAATCTCGAATGTATTCTTCTGGTATGAGCCTGAAACACCTGAAGATGAAGAAGCGACAAAACTAACGATCCAAATGTGG GAAGGTCGATACGCACATGCGGTCTACTCAAAAGCAGGAGGGTGGCCACCAGAGATAGAGAAGTTTTTAGCAGCCAATAGTAAGAGAGAAGGTTACCCGACTCCAAGACTCCCTCCCTTCACGCAGGAAGAAATTGATTACGTCAGag gaACTTACGACTTCTACAGTTTGAACTACTACACGACCCGTCTGGTGCGCAGAGTGAAACCTGAAGAGGCCGGATCTTGGATCTTCTACGGCAATAAAGAACTGGGAATCGCGATAGTGAATGATCCATCGTGGCCTATGGCGTCCTTTGATTGGTTTGCG ATCCACCCTGAAGGTCTTCGGAAGGTGCTACACTGGATCAATAATACTTACGGCGTCAGCAATGTTCTCATCACGGAGAATGGTCTACCGACTTATGACGCCAGCCTATATGACTTTAACAGAGTGTCTTATATCAAAAGTCATTTGGAACAg ATACTTCTCGCCATAAAGGATGGTATCAACGTGATCGGCTACACAGCATGGGCACTCATGGACAACTTTGAGTGGCTTTCGGGTTATAC TGTAAAATTCGGCCTATATTCAGTGGACTTCACATCACCGAATCGCACGCGCACGCCGCGCGAGTCTGCTCGCTTCTACTCCAGTGTCACAAGGACGAGATCACTGAACACAACGCGTCACGGGCTTAActactattaa
- the LOC142982933 gene encoding uncharacterized protein LOC142982933 isoform X3 produces the protein MGKPPYMYTDSETEETSASSASENVKKKKKFSILKYTNGNVKKKKCKAHSKSEPDDSDYRNRSRSKVKYKLPGILKHSKEEPPRDSSDEEEDIEPVAKPYSQSRYLVGRVPRPAGAKPGRGGGVAIIVKKNVSFLLQNIPPSQISTTSAKRTKSSTRRLSKKRSY, from the exons ATGGGTAAACCTCCCTATATGTACACGGACTCTGAAACCGAAGAAACATCAGCCAGTTCAGCCTCTGAGAATgttaagaagaagaagaaattcTC CATCCTCAAGTATACCAACGGGAATGTGAAAAAGAAGAAATGTAAGGCGCACAGCAAGTCTGAACCTGATGACTCGGACTATAGGAACAGAAGTCGAAGTAAAGTGAAGTACAAGCTGCCTGGGATTCTGAAGCATAGTAAAGAGGAACCACCAAGAGATT CATCTGATGAGGAAGAAGACATCGAGCCAGTCGCCAAGCCATACAGTCAGTCTCGCTACCTCGTGGGGCGTGTCCCCCGGCCGGCGGGGGCGAAGCCCGGGAGAGGCGGCGGCGTTGCTATCATCGTCAAGAAGAATGTTAGC tttttgttgCAGAACATACCTCCGTCACAGATATCTACCACCAGCGCTAAAAGAACTAAGTCGTCGACCCGACGTCTCTCCAAGAAGAGGTCTTATTGA
- the LOC142982933 gene encoding uncharacterized protein LOC142982933 isoform X1 yields MGKPPYMYTDSETEETSASSASENVKKKKKFSLKNYCSILKYTNGNVKKKKCKAHSKSEPDDSDYRNRSRSKVKYKLPGILKHSKEEPPRDSSDEEEDIEPVAKPYSQSRYLVGRVPRPAGAKPGRGGGVAIIVKKNVSFLLQNIPPSQISTTSAKRTKSSTRRLSKKRSY; encoded by the exons ATGGGTAAACCTCCCTATATGTACACGGACTCTGAAACCGAAGAAACATCAGCCAGTTCAGCCTCTGAGAATgttaagaagaagaagaaattcTC GTTAAAAAACTATTGCAGCATCCTCAAGTATACCAACGGGAATGTGAAAAAGAAGAAATGTAAGGCGCACAGCAAGTCTGAACCTGATGACTCGGACTATAGGAACAGAAGTCGAAGTAAAGTGAAGTACAAGCTGCCTGGGATTCTGAAGCATAGTAAAGAGGAACCACCAAGAGATT CATCTGATGAGGAAGAAGACATCGAGCCAGTCGCCAAGCCATACAGTCAGTCTCGCTACCTCGTGGGGCGTGTCCCCCGGCCGGCGGGGGCGAAGCCCGGGAGAGGCGGCGGCGTTGCTATCATCGTCAAGAAGAATGTTAGC tttttgttgCAGAACATACCTCCGTCACAGATATCTACCACCAGCGCTAAAAGAACTAAGTCGTCGACCCGACGTCTCTCCAAGAAGAGGTCTTATTGA
- the LOC142982933 gene encoding uncharacterized protein LOC142982933 isoform X2, with translation MGKPPYMYTDSETEETSASSASENVKKKKKFSLKNYCSILKYTNGNVKKKKCKAHSKSEPDDSDYRNRSRSKVKYKLPGILKHSKEEPPRDSSDEEEDIEPVAKPYSQSRYLVGRVPRPAGAKPGRGGGVAIIVKKNVSNIPPSQISTTSAKRTKSSTRRLSKKRSY, from the exons ATGGGTAAACCTCCCTATATGTACACGGACTCTGAAACCGAAGAAACATCAGCCAGTTCAGCCTCTGAGAATgttaagaagaagaagaaattcTC GTTAAAAAACTATTGCAGCATCCTCAAGTATACCAACGGGAATGTGAAAAAGAAGAAATGTAAGGCGCACAGCAAGTCTGAACCTGATGACTCGGACTATAGGAACAGAAGTCGAAGTAAAGTGAAGTACAAGCTGCCTGGGATTCTGAAGCATAGTAAAGAGGAACCACCAAGAGATT CATCTGATGAGGAAGAAGACATCGAGCCAGTCGCCAAGCCATACAGTCAGTCTCGCTACCTCGTGGGGCGTGTCCCCCGGCCGGCGGGGGCGAAGCCCGGGAGAGGCGGCGGCGTTGCTATCATCGTCAAGAAGAATGTTAGC AACATACCTCCGTCACAGATATCTACCACCAGCGCTAAAAGAACTAAGTCGTCGACCCGACGTCTCTCCAAGAAGAGGTCTTATTGA